The genomic window CGTTCGCGTGGCAGGCGCGACAACGGGTCGGCGTCCACCCCGGGTACCGTTCACGCAGCCGCTCGGGCACGTCGAACTCCGTGCCACACTCGCTGCACGTCGCCGTCGCAGCCACCGGGTCACCTTTCGTCGTCCTCGTCGAGATCGCCGACGACCTCACCCACCAACGCCCGTCGAGCGGCGTTGTCGCCGCCGTCGACCAGGTGCAGTGCCGCCGCCTCGCGACGGTAGCGGTCGACGACGCCGGCGGCCGGACCAGCAACGTCGGGGATGCGCGCAGTGCGCTCGGTGACCTCGATCGCGGTCCGGGTCGCCACGATCCGGGCCATCGCCGCCAGCGCGGCGACCGGACGACCGGCGTCGTCGGCGACCGCGGCGCGCTCGCACAGCGCATCGGCCGCCTCGACCGCGGCCGCGAGGTCTGCGATCGTGTCCGCGACGTCGGACCGCCCGTTCCCCGGCGACCCGTCGCGTCCCGAGACGCGCACGCCGGTCAACGCCGCCTGCAGGGCGGCTCTGGCCAGTCCCACGGCGCACGCCGCGACACCGATGTGGGCGAGGTCGACCGCATCGGCGGCGATGCGTCCGCCGTCGCCCTCCGCCCCGAGACGGTGGTCAGCGGACACGCGCACGTCACGGCATGTCAGTGGACCGGCCGCCGCGCCGCGGATGGTCGCATCGGACCCGGACAGGGAACAGTCCAGGCCGGCGGCGTCGGCCGCGACGAGCAGCATCGTTCCCCCGTCGCCCGCACGGTCCGACAGCCCACCGAGCAGCACGTAGCAGTCGGCCTGGCCTGCATGGGCGACGTCAGCCAGCGCACCGTTGAGGACGTACCCGTCGCCGTCGCGGGTGAGCTGGATCGACGGCGCTGCGGTCGGGACCGCCAGCGCGTGGGCCGCGAGCCACTCTCCCGCGATCAGCTGCGGCAGGACCGCGTGACGCAGCGACGGGGAGGCGTGGTCGGCGACGATGCGGGTGGCCAGCAGGTGCACCCACGTGCCCAGTCCAACGGCGAGGAACGCCTGGCTCAGCTCAGCCAGCACCTGGCAGACGACGGTCGTCGGCTGACCGAGCCCACCGTCGTCGGACGAGAACGGCAGACCGAGCAGGTCGAGCTCGGCGAGCAACGCGAACAGCTCCGCGGGGAAGGCGTCGCCCGGCACCTGGTGCTGCGCCCGCGGCGCGATCTGCCGGCGCGACACCTCACGCACCAGCTGCAGCAGCGCCCGCTGTTGGTTGGTCGGCATCTAGATCTTCAGGTAGAGGGTCCGCTTGAGGATGCTGAACCGCGCGGGCGTCGTCCCGAGCACCTCACCGTCGGCCTCGACGAGCAGCGGTTCCTCTGTTGTGATGCCGCATGTCGCCGACTGATACTCCACGATCTGCGGATGTGGCAGGTGCTCGCCGGCATACAGCTGCGTGGTGAGCATGAACACCTGGCTGCGGCCGCCAGTGAAGGCCAGGACGCTGAACCTGCCGTCCTGCGGGATCGCCCGCGGGGCGACCTTCATGCCACCGCCGAAGAACTGCCCGTTGGCCACTACCAGTTCCACCAGCTCGAGGTCGCGCGTCGTGAAGTCGACGCTCAGCTGTGCGGGCGTTCGCGAGATCGCCGTGATCGACGCCCATGCGGCCAGCAGGTAGCGCACGCGCCCGAACCACCGCGGCAGCTTCTCCGCACGCCGGACGACCTCGGCGCCGTAGCCGGCCTCGGCGACGTTGGCGAACAACCGCTCCGCCCGCTGCCCGTCGACGCCCGCGTACTCGATCACGCCGACGTCGATCGGCATCGTGTGTGTGGTCAGCAGGTGCCGCGCGACAACCGCGACGGGACGGTCGAGGCCGAAGTTGCGGACGAAGTCGGACCCACTGCCCGCGCCGCACACGCCGAGTACGGCGTCGGCTGCCACCGGCGCCCGCCGCTCGAACATCCCGTTGACAACGTAATGGACGGTGCCGTCGCCACCGACGGCGATCAGATACCGCAGCCCGGCGTCGAGTGCCTCACGGGCGAGCACCGCGCCGTCGTCGATGGTGCGGGTCTGCACGACGTCGAACTCCAGGCCGCCCTCCGTCAAGGCGGCGGTCAGCTCGGGCAGGACTCCGCGGACGTTGCCGTTGCCGGCGCGCGGGTTGACTATCAGCCGCGCCGGCCCAGGACCGCCGGCCAGTGGCGCCACCGGCCGGTCGGCGGCGGTGGGCTCGTCGGTCCGGGTCATGCTGGCAGGATGGCAGGTCGCGACGCCGCGCGCATCTCCGCCTGTGGGGCTCAGGCGCCGGTGGTGACCGCCGACGGCGCGCGAGACCGCTTCACGCTGCCGCCACGACTCCACGCCACAGCTGGTCGGCGACCCGCCGCGCGCGCGTGCCGAGGGGAGCGTCGGCATACGCCACGCCGAGCTGGCGGCACAGGTCGACGATCTGCCGAACGCCGCGCACGAGATCGCCCCCGGTCAGCGCCGTGCCGGTGAGCACGTCGTCCAGGTCGTCGCCCTGCGCCCACTGCCAGACCTGGGCGGCGAGGCCGGCATCGGGTGCGCGGGTCGGGTCGAGGCCCGCGGACCGCTCCCGGTCTGCGAGCTGCTCCCAGACCTGCCCGACGCGGCCCACCCGCACCTCGACGGTCGGGGACGGGTACCAGACCGGCGGCGCGTCCCGTGCGCGCGTCTCGTGGGTGAACACGCTGATCACGGCGGCGAGGTCCGGCCCGTCGAGATCGTCGAGCATGCCCGACCGCACGCACTCCGCCAGCAGCAGGTCGGCGTCGGCATACAGCTTGGCCAGGCGCAGGCCGTCCGGGGTGGGGCGCGG from Euzebyales bacterium includes these protein-coding regions:
- a CDS encoding acyl-CoA dehydrogenase family protein yields the protein MPTNQQRALLQLVREVSRRQIAPRAQHQVPGDAFPAELFALLAELDLLGLPFSSDDGGLGQPTTVVCQVLAELSQAFLAVGLGTWVHLLATRIVADHASPSLRHAVLPQLIAGEWLAAHALAVPTAAPSIQLTRDGDGYVLNGALADVAHAGQADCYVLLGGLSDRAGDGGTMLLVAADAAGLDCSLSGSDATIRGAAAGPLTCRDVRVSADHRLGAEGDGGRIAADAVDLAHIGVAACAVGLARAALQAALTGVRVSGRDGSPGNGRSDVADTIADLAAAVEAADALCERAAVADDAGRPVAALAAMARIVATRTAIEVTERTARIPDVAGPAAGVVDRYRREAAALHLVDGGDNAARRALVGEVVGDLDEDDER
- a CDS encoding diacylglycerol kinase family protein, producing MTRTDEPTAADRPVAPLAGGPGPARLIVNPRAGNGNVRGVLPELTAALTEGGLEFDVVQTRTIDDGAVLAREALDAGLRYLIAVGGDGTVHYVVNGMFERRAPVAADAVLGVCGAGSGSDFVRNFGLDRPVAVVARHLLTTHTMPIDVGVIEYAGVDGQRAERLFANVAEAGYGAEVVRRAEKLPRWFGRVRYLLAAWASITAISRTPAQLSVDFTTRDLELVELVVANGQFFGGGMKVAPRAIPQDGRFSVLAFTGGRSQVFMLTTQLYAGEHLPHPQIVEYQSATCGITTEEPLLVEADGEVLGTTPARFSILKRTLYLKI